A stretch of Corvus hawaiiensis isolate bCorHaw1 chromosome 8, bCorHaw1.pri.cur, whole genome shotgun sequence DNA encodes these proteins:
- the PLAU gene encoding urokinase-type plasminogen activator, which translates to MKLLIFLTITLGTLVTGLESIYSWKYYKLYKRRSEHKECPCLNGGTCITYYLFSGIGRCICPDGYTGIHCELDTDSMCYTENGEDYRGMATEDKCLPWNSPSLITRGRYHAYSENALQLGLGKHSYCRNPNGRNRPWCYTRRGSAIQETPCNIKKCGPMCGQRSISKNFKIVGGRQAEVESQPWIAGIFQNIRGMDHFLCGGSLIDPCWVLTAAHCFHTPSRRPINKSVYKVFLGKSILNVTDDKEQVFMVDEIISHPDFTDDTGGNENDIALIRIRTTSGQCAVESKYVRTVCLPERNLYLKDNTHCEIAGYGKQDFYDIFYAQRLMSATVNLISQRKCKYEYYDSIRVTDNMVCAGDPTWQIDACKGDSGGPMVCEHNGRMIVYGIVSWGDGCAKENKPGVYTRVTQYLNWIDSNMNGVLAKSRFLPEPK; encoded by the exons ATGAAGTTACTCATCTTCCTCACCATAACATTGGGCACGCTTGTCACAGGACTAGAGTCT ATTTATAGCTGGAAGTACTACAAGCTATATAAACGCAGATCAGAACACAAGG AATGCCCTTGTTTGAATGGAGGAACATGCATTACCTATTACCTCTTCAGTGGAATAGGTCGTTGCATATGTCCAGATGGATACACTGGGATTCACTGTGAACTAG aCACTGACAGCATGTGCTATACTGAAAATGGGGAGGACTACAGAGGGATGGCAACAGAAGACAAATGTCTGCCTTGGAACTCTCCCTCACTAATCACTAGGGGTCGTTACCATGCTTATTCAGAGAATGCTTTGCAGCTTGGGCTGGGCAAACACAGCTACTGCAG aaACCCAAATGGAAGGAACAGGCCCTGGTGTTACACCAGAAGGGGATCTGCCATTCAAGAAACCCCTTGCAACATAAAGAAATGTG ggCCTATGTGTGGTCAAAGGAGCATCAGCAAGAACTTCAAGATTGTTGGTGGAAGGCAGGCAGAGGTTGAGTCTCAGCCTTGGATAGCTGGCATCTTCCAGAACATAAGGGGCATGGACCACTTCCTGTGTGGTGGCAGCCTCATCGACCCTTGCTGGGTGCTCACAGCAGCGCACTGTTTCCATACTCC GTCAAGAAGACCAATAAACAAATCTGTCTACAAAGTGTTTCTTGGAAAGTCTATATTGAATGTTACTGATGATAAGGAACAAGTATTCATGGTTGATGAGATCATCTCTCACCCTGACTTTACAGATGACACAGGTGGCAATGAGAATGATATTG CTTTGATAAGGATAAGGACGACTTCTGGACAGTGTGCAGTAGAATCCAAGTATGTCAGAACAGTTTGCTTGCCAGAGAGAAACCTTTACTTAAAAGACAATACCCATTGTGAAATAGCTGGCTACGGAAAGCAAGATTTTT ATGACATCTTTTATGCCCAAAGACTGATGTCAGCCACTGTGAACTTAATAtcacaaagaaaatgcaaatatgaATACTATGACAGTATTAGAGTTACTGACAACATGGTCTGTGCTGGGGATCCCACATGGCAGATTGATGCCTGCAAG GGAGATTCTGGTGGCCCCATGGTCTGTGAGCACAATGGCAGGATGATAGTTTATGGGATTGTCAGCTGGGGAGATGGctgtgcaaaggaaaacaagcctGGTGTTTACACCAGAGTTACTCAATACCTTAACTGGATTGACTCCAACATGAATGGGGTACTTGCCAAGAGTCGTTTTCTTCCTGAACCGAAGTGA